CGGTCCATCTTCTTCTGGTCCTTCGGCGGGATATAACGGTCGGGATCGAAACCAGCCTCAGCATCTTCCGCGATGCCGGGAACGATCCCGCCGACCTTGGCCGAGAGTTCGCCGACGATATCCTCCGCCAACACCCGCAGCCCAGAACCGCCGTCGAGAAGGCGCTTCCAGGCGGGCTCGACACCGGTGCCGAGTGGCGAGACAAGTCCCATGCCGGTGACAACAATGCGATCCATTCTATTTTCCTCTCCACAGCGCCACGCGTATTTCAGACGCGCAAAGGACGCTGTAACTTTTTGCTTTATGCGTCGATGCCGAGGTACCAGGCGCGCATGCGGGCGATCCGCTCGTGCACCTCGTCATCGGCGGCGGGACCTGCAAGCAGGCTGGTGTTTTCAGGTGTCACTTCTTCGCCGGTCCGCGCATCGACCAGCATCGTCTGGCGCTCTCTGCCGGAAGCGGAATCGCCCAAGAGAAAGGCGAGGTCCTCTTCCGGGATGTGCCGGCTTCCCCATGAAAACAGCGTCATCAGAACAGGAAAGAAATCACGGCCCTTTTCCGTCAGCAGATATTCGTAGCGGGCAGGGCGCTGATGGTAGAGCCGCCGTTCGAACAGCCCCTTTTCCGTCAGATGTTTGAGCCGTCGCGTCAGGATGTTCGGCGCCACGCCGAGGCTTTTCTGAAATTCGTCGAAGCGCGAAAGCCCCTGAAAGGCATCGCGCAGGATCAGCATGCTCCACCAGTCGCCGACGCTGTCGAGCGCGCGCGCCACCGGGCATTTGAAGTCGCTGAAACTCGTCCGCTGCATGATGATAGTCATTACAGCAGTGACTATCATCATGCAAGTTAGTTATATCAAACGCCGCCCTTGAAAATCCGGGCAAGCAGGATGCCGATGACGAGCATGCCGGCCGCGACGAAGATCGTGTCGCCCAGCGTGCCGATATAGAGCGGCCCGATATTACAGCGCCGCGCGTCTTTTCAGACGCGCAAAGGACGCTGTAACACTTTGAATTGCTGCATAATTTTATCCTTAAATCGATTCCGATTTAAGGAATTATGCAGTGGCAAAGAGCAGGAAGGCGATGAGGAAATTCGCCCAGCCCCATACGACATTCGCTGTCGGTGAGCCGAGCTTTGCCCCTTGCGCGAATGGAATGCGGAACGGTCTGCCGCTGACGCCGTTGACGAAATGCGGAATTCCGTTGGTCAGAAATGCTGCGGCGATGAAATGGACGATATTGGCGATCCAGGGCAAAGGCTTCTCCTGACCTGCACGGGTGGCGTCAACGGAGAATGTGGCCGGGATTTAGGCTCCGGCAAGAGGAGGAGACGCGACTGCCCTGTGATCTGCAGGCCCGCGCCCGGAAGGGAACGGGCCGAGCGGGTCAGGCAAGCAAGAAATCTTTGAAGTGAAGTGCGGTGGAATTATCGAGATCCGCAACGTGGATGGCCGCGCCCGCTGCGCTTCCATCCGCGTCATAGGCTAGAATGCCGCTCGCCTGATCGTAGATCAGCTTGTCATCAGCCTCGAGCGCTTTCGTTCCCAGAACGAAATTCTCATCCGAAAATCTGGATAGGCTGAGCGCGGCGAAAATCGAATGATCGAGCATCAGCTTGTCGCCCGCCGCGGAGGAAAAATCCCGGATCTTGTCGACGCTGGTATTGTCGGGCTTCACATCGAAGACGAAAGAATCGCCTCCGCCGCCGCCGATGAGAACGTCAGCACCGGCCTTGCCGATCAGCTTGTCGTTTCCGAGCCCGCCGACCAATCGATCGGCACCTTTGCCGCCGTTGAGAGAATTGTTTCCGTCGTTGCCGGTGAGAATGTTGGCCGTATTGTTGCCCGTCGCGTTGAGATTGGCCGTCCCGGTCAAGGTGAGGTTTTCGATCGTTCCCACCGTATGCTTCTGATCGGCCAGGCTGAAGGAGATCGACGCCTTGATGGTATCCGTTCCGCCGCCCAGGCTTTCGTCGACGATTTGGTTGGCATTGGTCACGGTGAAGGTGTCGTTACCGGTGCCGCCATAGAGATGATTGGTGGCCGGCGGAGTGCTGGCGCCGCTGCCTGCTATCTCTATGATCAAAGGATGGTCGACGACATCGAGCGTCAGTGACGAAACGTTGCTGAGGCTTTTGATCGCCGTCGTCCCGGTCAGCGGGTCGAAGACTTTCACGGAGCCGAATGAGGCGCCGAGATTGACCTTGACGGCTGTTGCCGCGGCCTGAATGGCTGTATCGGAGGACTGGTTCCAGATATCGGGCTCGTTCCAGATGATGATCTGGTAGCTTCCGTCCGATTTTTCCGTGAGCAGGCTGCGGGCCGAGGACGGCAGGCCGTCGATCGAATAATTGACGGTTCCCGCGCTGAAGCTCGCTCTTGTTGCGCCGTCGTCCTGAAGGATTTCGGTCAGGTTGTGGATCGCCGTCGCAGCCGGCTTGGCCGAATAGTCGAGATGAAAAAGGCCGAAATGCTTTTCCTGATTGGCGCCCTGCGGATCGGAATAGGCGTCCAGCAGCTCGTAGATGAACGTGTTTTTCGAGCCGAGGGCCGCGCCGTCCATCAGCGTATTGAGCAGGAGCTTTGCCTGCGTCGCTTCACTGACGCCTTCCCAGCCGCCATTGCTGTCGGCGGTGAGCGAGGTGTGGTAACCGGTCTCGGTGATCGCCAGCGGCTTGCCGGGATCGGCAGCGCGCTGAACGCCGGCTTCGCGGGAAAGCCATGAATATGGCTGGTCGCCATCCTTCGCATAGGTGTGGATCGTCGTGTAGTCGGAGGCGGAAGCGACCGTATATCCGGTAAAGCCGAGAACGGGGATATTTTTCAGCAAGGGATCGGCGTTGACGGCGGCAGACAGGTCTTTCTGATAGGCGACCGCTGCGGCCTGACCGCTCAAGCCGTGATAGCTCACCGGCCAGTTGTTGACTTCGTTCGGACCTTCGATGCCAACGACTGACCCGGGATGGGTCTGCACGAAAGCATGCAGTCGCTGGGCGACAGCGGCGGGGTCGACTTCCCGCTGGGCGCTGAAGACGAATTGCACGCCGGCCTCGGCCGCGTCGCCGAGATGCGTTTGGCCATTGGGGTCGGAAGCGGAGTTGGGGGCGTGATCGCGAACCGTATCAAGGCCAAGATAGTCGAGAGCCTTAACAACTTCTCCGACATTGGAATATTTTCCGTCGGTGTAGTCGATATGCGTATCAATTCCAAAAGAACGAATAATATCGTTTATTCTAACGGCTTGAGCCATAGCTTTTTCTCCCAGTTTATGAGGGAATTGGCGATGGGAATATATCCCCAGTCGTTAAAGCCAATTCGATTTAATACACGAGGAGGGTCGTGCGGTATCACCCCGTTAACCATGGTATATTGTTCCGAATGTGGCCCGTTTCGGATTGTATTTATTATTAAATCTGTGCTTGCATATTTCCGTCCGGCCGGCTGAGCATGCCTGAGCGAGAGGGCCGCAAGAGCGGAGTCCGGCGAATCCGACACGGGAGGATCCGATGATCGTCAATGTTCAATTCCGGTTTCGCAGCGGCTTGCCGTGAATGGCGTTCGACAATGTCCGCTCCGCGGCAGTTGGGACGAGCAAGGTCACCCCTCGAACGATTGGACGTCTCATCCAATGCAGCGCTCTCGTGACGAGGATGGCTATCCCGGCGAAGCGGAAGTCGCGGCGCAGGGATGCTCAGCTGCTATCGCGAACTGATTGCGCTCAGTATCCAGCAGGATGCCATTCGGTCCCGCAACATCGCCATTCCCTTGGTTCACGACGGAAATTGAATGACCGCGTTCATCGATGGAATGACGGCGAGGATTTCCTCGTTGCGGGGTCGCTGAACGACGCTCCCTTCGAACATGGCTATCAGCTGCACAGCAAAAGTTCTGGGCGATGACTCTGGGAGGAAATCTTCAACACCGATGCGCACACATATGGCGGCCGGAACGTCGGTAACGGCGGCGGAAGAATTAGGGAAACAGCCGGAGCGCTGACTGCCGTGCTGCGGCATCGGGCGTTCTGGTCTTCGCAGGCTGCGACGCGTGCCACGTCCGGTACGGTCAAGCAAAACCGAGCGGCAGGTTTTCCACTTTCCTGTCATTGCCGTAGTCGCGCTCATGTGGTGAGCGACGGCGGTCGTCGCGACGAGCGGAAAGATCGATCCGGTTGTCGGCGAAAATCCCATCGGGATAAGTGCCGGTATCATGGCAATCGGCATCGATCTTGGGGGCAAGGATTTTCAGGATCATCGGGGGTTCCTCCACGGCGCAGCATCAACACTTGGAAAGGTTGTCAGGTTCCATTCATAAACCCCGAATTATTAATAAATTAACCATAAGACTTAAGGGCAAGGCGACAGCGGCAATTGCGGCATGGATGCGACTGTTGACTGGCAATGAACTCGCATAGGCGTTTTATTCCGAGCTGGCGCATTATCCCAAGGCTCGTTGCCTTGTGTCGAAACGGCATAGCGGTGGAACTCCGGAGCCGGATGGCCGTTGAGGTGCATGAACACAGGAGGTTTCCATGCAGCTGATCGATACTCGGGTGACACAAGCCGGCGACATCTTCACCGTCGAATTCCTGGGCGAGGGAGGAGAATCGATTTCCGTCAAAATCGACAACTCCCACGGCGAACTCGACGATACGACGGCGGTCGACCACGCCAAGGTCATGATGGTTCAGCTGACCACCTTTACCGGCGGGGAAGCAGACGGCAGCATCAACCGTTACGATGCCTTGAGCAACGGCAATTTCGACGAAGGCAGCAAGGGCTTGATCGGCCAGCCGAGTGCGCGTTCGGCCGGCGACAGGCAAACGCTGGAAGAGGAACTCGATGAAGGCCTCGAGGACAGCTTTCCTGCAAGCGACCCTGTCTCGGCAACGGTATCATCCATTCCCGCCAACGCGCCACGGCACTGATTGCAA
The Rhizobium leguminosarum DNA segment above includes these coding regions:
- a CDS encoding winged helix-turn-helix transcriptional regulator; this translates as MQRTSFSDFKCPVARALDSVGDWWSMLILRDAFQGLSRFDEFQKSLGVAPNILTRRLKHLTEKGLFERRLYHQRPARYEYLLTEKGRDFFPVLMTLFSWGSRHIPEEDLAFLLGDSASGRERQTMLVDARTGEEVTPENTSLLAGPAADDEVHERIARMRAWYLGIDA
- a CDS encoding calcium-binding protein; this encodes MAQAVRINDIIRSFGIDTHIDYTDGKYSNVGEVVKALDYLGLDTVRDHAPNSASDPNGQTHLGDAAEAGVQFVFSAQREVDPAAVAQRLHAFVQTHPGSVVGIEGPNEVNNWPVSYHGLSGQAAAVAYQKDLSAAVNADPLLKNIPVLGFTGYTVASASDYTTIHTYAKDGDQPYSWLSREAGVQRAADPGKPLAITETGYHTSLTADSNGGWEGVSEATQAKLLLNTLMDGAALGSKNTFIYELLDAYSDPQGANQEKHFGLFHLDYSAKPAATAIHNLTEILQDDGATRASFSAGTVNYSIDGLPSSARSLLTEKSDGSYQIIIWNEPDIWNQSSDTAIQAAATAVKVNLGASFGSVKVFDPLTGTTAIKSLSNVSSLTLDVVDHPLIIEIAGSGASTPPATNHLYGGTGNDTFTVTNANQIVDESLGGGTDTIKASISFSLADQKHTVGTIENLTLTGTANLNATGNNTANILTGNDGNNSLNGGKGADRLVGGLGNDKLIGKAGADVLIGGGGGDSFVFDVKPDNTSVDKIRDFSSAAGDKLMLDHSIFAALSLSRFSDENFVLGTKALEADDKLIYDQASGILAYDADGSAAGAAIHVADLDNSTALHFKDFLLA